In the Sphaerodactylus townsendi isolate TG3544 linkage group LG10, MPM_Stown_v2.3, whole genome shotgun sequence genome, one interval contains:
- the CCNI gene encoding cyclin-I, translated as MKISGPLESQRLSLLLEIAISREAQMWKVHVPKIQPNQDVGISPTQRDEVIHWLAKLKYQFHLYPETLALAVSLLDRFLAAVKARPKYLNCIAISCFFLAAKTIEEDERIPVLKVLARDSFCGCSPAEIRRMEKIILDKLNWDLHTATPLDFLHIFHAVALSTRPQLLTTLPKMNPSQHVALLTKKLLHCLACYQLLQFKGSLLALAIVSLEVEKLIPDWLALIIELLQKAQMDSSQLIHCRELVAQHLSPVQPSLPPNSVYVYSPLKHNLVTCHTGALRFHPSSVPGPDSKDNRKPEVPNRGSAALCQRRLAPSRCKQATAKRKVEEMEVDDFYDGIKRLYNEENVPEGVALEGKAASACGADVSRQAGSVSPCPPLQPVSVM; from the exons GATGTAGGCATTTCTCCAACCCAGCGGGACGAAGTAATCCATTGGCTGGCCAAACTCAAGTACCAGTTCCATCTTTACCCAGAAACACTCGCCCTGGCTGTCAGCCTCTTGGACAGGTTTTTAGCCGCCGTGAAG GCCCGTCCAAAGTACTTGAACTGTATTGCAATCAGCTGCTTCTTCCTTGCTGCCAAGACTATCGAGGAAGATGAG AGGATCCCAGTACTGAAAGTGTTGGCCAGAGACAGCTTTTGTGGCTGTTCTCCAGCAGAAATCCGCCGGATGGAGAAGATCATTCTGGACAAACTGAACTGGGACCTCCACACAGCGACCCCGTTGGATTTCCTCCACATT TTCCACGCAGTCGCCCTGTCAACCAGGCCTCAGCTGCTGACCACCTTGCCCAAGATGAACCCGTCCCAGCACGTGGCTTTGCTCACCAAGAAGCTCCTCCACTGCCTCGCCTGCTACCAGCTCCTGCAGTTCAAGGGCTCCTTGCTGGCCTTGGCCATCGTCAGCCTGGAGGTGGAGAAACTGATCCCTGATTGGCTCGCCCTCATCATCGAACTGCTCCAGAAGGCACAG ATGGACAGCTCCCAGCTGATCCACTGCCGGGAGCTTGTGGCACAACACCTTTCCCCTGTGCAGCCTTCCCTGCCACCCAACTCCGTGTACGTCTACAGCCCCCTGAAGCACAACCTGGTGACCTGCCACACGGGAGCCCTCCGATTCCATCCCTCCTCCGTCCCAGGCCCAGACTCCAAGGACAACCGCAAACCAGAAGTGCCAAACCGAGGCTCTGCTGCTCTGTGCCAACGCCGTCTGGCTCCCAGCAGGTGCAAGCAGGCGACGGCCAAGCGCAAAGTGGAAGAGATGGAGGTGGACGACTTCTACGACGGGATTAAGCGGCTCTACAACGAGGAGAACGTTCCAGAAGGGGTGGCCTTGGAAGGGAAGGCCGCCTCGGCCTGCGGCGCTGACGTCTCGCGGCAAGCTGGGAGCGTTTCCCCTTGCCCTCCGCTGCAGCCCGTTTCCGTCATGTAG